A region of Rhizorhabdus wittichii RW1 DNA encodes the following proteins:
- a CDS encoding small multidrug resistance protein (PFAM: small multidrug resistance protein) — MAYLYLAIAIVAEVIGTTALKLSDGFTRPLASVVTALGYGIAFFCLSLTLRTMPTGVAYAIWSGVGLVLITTVAWLFQGQKLDIAALIGMALIVAGVAVLNLFSTSISS; from the coding sequence ATGGCCTATCTCTACCTCGCCATCGCGATCGTCGCCGAGGTGATCGGCACCACCGCGCTCAAGCTGTCCGACGGCTTCACCCGCCCGCTTGCCTCAGTCGTCACCGCGCTCGGCTATGGCATCGCCTTCTTCTGCCTGTCGCTCACCCTGCGGACGATGCCGACCGGGGTCGCCTATGCGATCTGGTCGGGCGTCGGACTGGTGCTGATCACCACCGTCGCCTGGCTGTTCCAGGGCCAGAAGCTCGACATCGCCGCGCTGATCGGCATGGCGCTGATCGTCGCCGGGGTGGCGGTGCTCAACCTCTTCTCGACCTCGATATCGTCCTGA